The following nucleotide sequence is from Bacteroidota bacterium.
TTCATTTTAACCGGACAGTAGTGTTATTAAATGATAATTATGAAATAAACAGGCTAAGATTAGCGAAAAATTAAGCGTTGATAATCTATGGTTTTGATTCCATCGATTGCACTATTTCACTATTGCACGTTTTGGATAAACATTTCTTTTATTTTTTGGTTAGTGTGCTAAACCAAACAGTGTGGAAAATGAAAAGAGTGAGTTTTTTTCTTTTAAGTATAATCATTGCAACCCAATTTACTATGGCACAAGAAAATACTGAGTATTACTTTACAAAAAAGATTCAGGGTAGTTATGAGCAGGTTTTTCAACAGCTCGAAGCAAGTGTTAAGGCAAACGGCTTTGGAATCATCGACCAGATGGACATGCAGGCCAAGCTCAAAGAAAAGCTTGGCAGTGAGGTTATCGATACCTACATGATACTTGGAGTTTGCAACCCCAATTTAGCCTTCAAAGCTATACAAGCCGAACCGAATATTGGTGTTTTTCTTCCTTGCAAAATTGTTATCAGAAGAATCAACACCCACGAATTTGAAGTAGCAGCCATCAACCCTGCCCTCATGATGGGTGCCCTGAACAACGAGAAACTAAACCCGGTAGCCAATGAGGTAGCCCAGAGTCTTAAGGCAATTATTGAAAATTTATAGATTAACCAACAAACGCTTGTATAAAATTAGACATTGCATTAACTTTAGTAATATCAGCCATTTGACCCACTTGATATTTTATTGCCTGAGGGGGTATGGCTTAAATGTATAAAATGGTTTCTTGGCAAAAATCGCAACAACTCTCAGCTAAAATGGATTCGAAAAAAGCACTTCATATCAACCAATCGACAGCAAAGATTTTTGCTGCTCTAAAGCTTGATATCGAATCTGTTCTTGTGAAGTCAGATGATGAAGCATATAATTCTATTCTAAGCAAAGTAGCCCAGCTTGAAGAAGTTTGCAAAACTATTTTTTCTGAATCCAAATCTGCCGATGACCTCCAAAAATTGCTAAAGACGATTGCCGACCTGGAGAATGCGCAAATAAACCTTCGTGCACAGATCGATAATACTTTGTTTCGTATCTGGTCTGTCGACGAAAACTACCAGGTGCTCACAATCAATAAAAATTTTGCGCAGGATTTCAAAAATGCTTTTGGTGTGCATCTTAAAGAAGGTGTTAGTATTATAATAAGTTTACCGGAGCCATTAAAATCGATTTGGAAAGAACGTTACGACAGAGCCCTGAAAGGGGAACAATTTTCAATTATCGATCACTTTACCATCCGCAACATTCCTTCTTACCTGGAGACTTCCTTTACCCCTATTTGTCTCAACAAAAAGGTTATTGGTGTTTCATGCTTTTCGCGCGATATTACCAAACAAAAAGAAACTGAACTTCAGTTTAAGTCTCTGGCCGAATTATCGCCCAACCCCATTTCGATTATGAATGGCGAAGGATTTCTTTTTGTCAACCAGGCCTGGACCGAATTATCAGGTTACTCCGAAGAAGAAGCCCTCAAAGGAAACATGAACCTGCTTTTACCACCCAAACTTGCCGAGGAGTTTGGAAATGGAGCAAAGGAATTTTTAGCGGCAAAAAAAACCAATATTCACAAAACTTATCAGTTCTTCAATAAAGCTGGAGGCGAGATTTGGGTTAACGTAGCTTCAACCTGCATCGACTTTAATCATCAGCCGGCCATTCTTTCGGTTTCGACCGATGTGACAGAATTGGTCAAGCTTCAGCTCGAATTAAATAAAAGTAAGGCAAACCTCCTTGGCATCATCGAAAACACCCGGGCACGTATCTGGTCCATCGACAACAATTTATGCATTGTGGCTTTAAACTCAAATTTCAGAAATGATTTTAAAACCGCTTTTAAGGTGAATCTTGAACCTGGCACCTCAGCCCTGGAAGGCGTACCGGAGCCTCTCTATTCTACTTGGAAAGAGCGATACGAAAAAGTATTAAGGGGCGAGACCATTCAGTTTATCGAAGAATTCCACTTCGAGGGTGTTCCTCAGTTTGTGGAGGTAGCCTTAAGTCCGATCTGGTACACTCAGGAATTAATGGGAGCCTCATGCTATTCGCGCGATATTTCGGAACAAAAAAATGCTGAAATAGCGCTTCGCCATAGCGAGCAACGCTATAAGTCGCTCATCGAAAATCTCCCCAGCACAGCCTACCGATGCGCTTTCGACGAAAAATTCACCATGGAATTTATTAGCGACGAGATAGAAGTATTAACCGGTTATCCGGCATCCGATTTCCTGCAAAACCACAAGCGAACATTCTCCAGCATCATTCATCGCGAAGATTACCAAAAAGTTGTATCTGCCATAGAGCAGGCCATTAAAAGAAAAACCAGCTACCGCATCGAATACCGTATCATTGATAAAGACGGCATTGTAAAATGGGTACATGAGCGTGGACGGGGAATGGTCAATGAGCAAGGTGAGGTCCTACACCTCGATGGTGTAATTAACGACATAACAGCCCGTAAACAAGCCGAAGCCGACCTCAGGGAAAGCGAACAGGAATACCGTTCAATCTTTAACTCCATGAGTGACCTTTTTGTGCGCACCGACCTGAAAGGGAACATTATCATCGTATCGCCTTCTGTAGCAGATATTTTAGGTTATCTGCCCGAAGAAATTGTAGGTACCCCTATAACTGAATTGTATCAGCAGGCAAATGACAGGCATATCTTAGTGGAAAAACTGATGAAAAATGATGTTGTACGCGAATTCGAAACAACATTTATCTCTAAAACAGGTGAAGAAAGAGTTGCCTCCATTAATGCCAAAATTTTAAAAAACGAACAAGGTGAAGCCATTGGCTTAGAAGGCATTGCACGCGACATTACCTACCGTAAAATGGCCCAGAGGGCACTTGAAGACCGCACCCGCGAGTTGGATTCCATTTTCGAAAACACCCCGGTTATTCTTATCCTTATCGACACCAATGGCAATGTGCTAAATATCAACAAAGCCGGCACTAAGACCCAGGGCTATGACAAAACCCATTTCACACGCTTATTGGCAGGAGAAGCTGTAAAATGCATCAACACACTGCGCTCGAAAACCCATTGCGGAAAAGGCGAAATGTGCAGTCAGTGCCTCATTCGCAAAACCATTCTTAAAACCATCGAAACCCGGCAAAATCAGGATCAGGTAGAAGGTATTATAAGCATTCCCTTTCACAATCAGCTCTACGAAAGAAGTTACCTTATTTCTACCACCTACCTCGAAACTGAAAGCACTAAAAGGGTGCTTATCAGCCTCGATGATATTACTGAAATGCGCAAGGCTGAAGAAGAAATTCGCCAACTCTCAGCTGCTGTGAACCAAAGCACTGCCACCATTGTGATTACGAATAAAGCAGGAGATATTGAATACGTGAATCCTCAGTTCGAAAAAACAACCGGATACAAAGCAGCTGAAGTAATCGGGAAAAATCCCCGTGTGCTCAAATCAAATTATACTGCGCCTAATGCCTATCATGATCTTTGGGAAACCATTCTGATGGGAGAAACCTGGCAGGGCGAGTTTTTAAATGTAAAAAAGAATAAGACCGAATACTGGGAAAATGCCATTATTTCACCTATTACCAACTCAGCAGGAGAAATCACCCACTTTGTAGCCATTAAAGAGGACATTACGGAGCGAAAACGGATTCAGCAGGAATTGGTGAAATCGGAACAGGAGTTACGCGAAATGAACGATGAAAAATCGCGTTACCTGTCGATACTTGCCCACGATTTAAGAGGTCTGGTAGGTAGCTTTCACGCTTATTCGAATTTGTTGCAAACCCATTTCGACGAGTTTTCGGAGGAGGATCTCAGAGAACAGATAACTTTGCTCACAAAGGCATCAGGCGATTCACTGTCCTTACTCGACAATCTTCTTGCCTGGGGTAAATCTACCCAGGGCCGGTTGATTCTTGACTATGAGAAAATCAACCTTAGGGAGCAAACATCCCTGGTTACCAATTTACTTACTGAACTTGCCAGCAACAAAAAATTACAACTGCTCAATACTACACCTAATAGCCTCATTGTTAATACAGACGCAAACATTTTACAAACCATTTTGCGTAACCTTATTAACAATGCGATAAAATTTACCCCCGAAGGTGGCACCATAACCGTTTCTGCCGAAAAACTGACCGACAATAGCATTGAAGTTTCGGTAAGCGATACAGGCATTGGCATGGCGGCTGAAATCCTCCAGAAACTCTTTAAACTGGGCGAAAAAGTAGTGCGCGAAGGCACAAACCATGAACAGGGAACAGGTCTTGGTCTGATTATATGCAAAGAAATGATAAAAAGACTTGGAGGATCCATTCAGGTAGAAAGCACTGTTGGCAAAGGCACACGTTTTTACTTCAACCTGCCAGCCAGATGACAATAGCTCTGCATTAATGATTTTACTTTTAACCTGCTAATTTCTTCAGATTGACTTATTGCTTAACGGGCATTTATTTCTGCAATTTTTAGTATCACCTCTAC
It contains:
- a CDS encoding PAS domain S-box protein, yielding MDSKKALHINQSTAKIFAALKLDIESVLVKSDDEAYNSILSKVAQLEEVCKTIFSESKSADDLQKLLKTIADLENAQINLRAQIDNTLFRIWSVDENYQVLTINKNFAQDFKNAFGVHLKEGVSIIISLPEPLKSIWKERYDRALKGEQFSIIDHFTIRNIPSYLETSFTPICLNKKVIGVSCFSRDITKQKETELQFKSLAELSPNPISIMNGEGFLFVNQAWTELSGYSEEEALKGNMNLLLPPKLAEEFGNGAKEFLAAKKTNIHKTYQFFNKAGGEIWVNVASTCIDFNHQPAILSVSTDVTELVKLQLELNKSKANLLGIIENTRARIWSIDNNLCIVALNSNFRNDFKTAFKVNLEPGTSALEGVPEPLYSTWKERYEKVLRGETIQFIEEFHFEGVPQFVEVALSPIWYTQELMGASCYSRDISEQKNAEIALRHSEQRYKSLIENLPSTAYRCAFDEKFTMEFISDEIEVLTGYPASDFLQNHKRTFSSIIHREDYQKVVSAIEQAIKRKTSYRIEYRIIDKDGIVKWVHERGRGMVNEQGEVLHLDGVINDITARKQAEADLRESEQEYRSIFNSMSDLFVRTDLKGNIIIVSPSVADILGYLPEEIVGTPITELYQQANDRHILVEKLMKNDVVREFETTFISKTGEERVASINAKILKNEQGEAIGLEGIARDITYRKMAQRALEDRTRELDSIFENTPVILILIDTNGNVLNINKAGTKTQGYDKTHFTRLLAGEAVKCINTLRSKTHCGKGEMCSQCLIRKTILKTIETRQNQDQVEGIISIPFHNQLYERSYLISTTYLETESTKRVLISLDDITEMRKAEEEIRQLSAAVNQSTATIVITNKAGDIEYVNPQFEKTTGYKAAEVIGKNPRVLKSNYTAPNAYHDLWETILMGETWQGEFLNVKKNKTEYWENAIISPITNSAGEITHFVAIKEDITERKRIQQELVKSEQELREMNDEKSRYLSILAHDLRGLVGSFHAYSNLLQTHFDEFSEEDLREQITLLTKASGDSLSLLDNLLAWGKSTQGRLILDYEKINLREQTSLVTNLLTELASNKKLQLLNTTPNSLIVNTDANILQTILRNLINNAIKFTPEGGTITVSAEKLTDNSIEVSVSDTGIGMAAEILQKLFKLGEKVVREGTNHEQGTGLGLIICKEMIKRLGGSIQVESTVGKGTRFYFNLPAR
- a CDS encoding DUF302 domain-containing protein, translating into MAQENTEYYFTKKIQGSYEQVFQQLEASVKANGFGIIDQMDMQAKLKEKLGSEVIDTYMILGVCNPNLAFKAIQAEPNIGVFLPCKIVIRRINTHEFEVAAINPALMMGALNNEKLNPVANEVAQSLKAIIENL